Proteins encoded by one window of Rouxiella chamberiensis:
- a CDS encoding RidA family protein, with protein MSIQRIRPEHRMSDIVVHNETVYYTSVPENLDANAREQTAETLAIIDAALLEVGSHKSKILDATIFLVDGNDFAAMNEAWDAWVSPGNAPVRCTVQANLMNPKYKVEIKVVAAL; from the coding sequence ATGTCTATTCAACGCATTAGACCTGAACACCGCATGTCAGACATCGTGGTTCATAATGAAACCGTGTACTACACCAGCGTCCCCGAAAATCTGGACGCCAACGCCCGCGAGCAAACCGCCGAAACGCTGGCAATCATTGATGCCGCGCTGCTCGAAGTCGGCTCCCATAAAAGCAAAATCCTCGATGCGACCATTTTTCTGGTCGACGGCAACGATTTTGCCGCAATGAACGAAGCCTGGGATGCCTGGGTGTCGCCGGGCAATGCACCTGTGCGCTGCACCGTGCAGGCCAATCTGATGAACCCGAAGTACAAGGTTGAAATCAAGGTCGTCGCTGCGCTGTAA